From the Catharus ustulatus isolate bCatUst1 chromosome 2, bCatUst1.pri.v2, whole genome shotgun sequence genome, the window gctttttgtttctttagtttgtattttttttttgtttgggttttttttttaaagttttcctcttcaaattgaagagaaaataatttgaatttctaAACGTAAAAGAAGTTCAGCTACTCCATCTGCTTCTGTGTTTACTGACCTGCAAAACAAGACACACAGCTGAATTTTACTATACTGCCCTATGAAAGGTTAAgctgaaaaggggaaaatgctAAAACAAAACTTTGGAGCTAACTACATGATACACAGCCAACCCCCACCCCTCAAAACAgctaaaataaacatttgaaCATTGAAAACATAAATGCTTTCCACTAATTTTTCCAATGTACTCACATTGAATGATCATGACcataatgcatttaaaaattcattcaaGATCACATTTTTAGGTTATTTTACTGTTAAATGTGGAGAGCAAAAATTATTCTAATAATTCAATAATTaagtgcaaataaaataaatgtgtagCTTGAAAAACTCActtccatttccttccctggagaAAGATGACTGACTGATCCACTCGAATTATGAAACATCTTCACAGTACATTTAGCTTCATTTTGCACTAACTCCTGGTACTGGTTTACCACCCTGAAACAAAGAATGAGGACACAAAGAGATTAACAACTTTGCACTTCCAAAGAAGATATTTAGAGAtaaacatgtacagtaatttcacgaatacaagccgcaccaatttgaccaaaattttggtggaaacctggaagtgcggctaatattccggggcggctaatctattaacaaaattctaaaagctgccaacacggaagtgagagcccgcggcagccccaagccaagctggagcccggccggccccggcagaggtgggaaagcctggcagaggcggggccagcagtgtggggggcgggcggcagagcctgagccagcagggcggggcagggagggcagcagagcctgagccagcatggcgggggagcccgggagaactggggctagcagtgcaggggagcatggcagaagcaggaaggccggcgggtggggctgcctggcagcgggggaagcccagcagaatcggggccagcagcgtggaggagcccggcggtgcgggggcctgcagtgccggccagggcgaggaaacgcggcggcggtgcagacgggagggggcggccggcgagcctggtggcggcggcggcagccctgccggtggggcgagcgaaagcggcgctcgcgaaagcggcgctcggcgagcgaaagcggcgctcgcgaaagcgccgctcaGCGAGCGAAAGtgccgctcgcgaaagcgccgctcgcgaaagcgtcgctcgcgaaagcgccgcggggcggggcgggcgcggcgctagcgaggcgcggcgcagggcgagcgaaagcggcagccgggcggtgctgacgggagaggggggccagcgagcccggcggcggcggcagcaccacccggccagccccgccgagccgtggcgctgagctgggccacccggccccgtcggcaaccatgagcgggccgagccttcctggccccgccccgagccagtaaagcccgctatgccgcgatcctgttactaattggccaatttgtgaaagctgcgcacggattctcgcgacgaacgaaagtgcggctaatattcggggtgcggcttatctattgacaaagacagcaacattgtcgaggcaccgggggtgcagcttataatccgtgcggcttgtattcgtgaaactactgtaattgtatagtcatatattttatatattatggAAGCATATCTCTGTATAACAGAGACGTACATATATAAAACATTTATACCTCTTTGTATCTTTCTACATTATATTCCTGGACTCTTagatttattccattttaacttttgatctctttttttcctagtgaGAAACACACTTTTGGAGGAATATGGAAAACAACAGAACAGTTCCATTCCCATAAGCAACTGCAGATCTCTGAGATGTCAGTCAATGGGGAgcccattccccattttttacagAGGTCCAGAATCTTTTATAGGAAGTGTCTCTTCTGGTTATGCTGCCTGCAAAACAGTCAACCTCCTTCAGCTGAAGGTCTGTGTCAGGTGAGAGTCTAAATGCAAGGGCTGAACAATCACTTCCCTGTGGGTATTATGAGACATTTGATAAAGCATCAGGCAAACAAGCTTAATATACTGTTCTATCAAATTGAAACAAATACTACATCTCTACTAATCTAAGACAACCAAGTTGAGGGAATACTGTTTCACATCATGAGTGGAATATACAAAATGATCTTGAAATATAAAGTTGAAGTGCTGAGGTCACTTGCACTCCAGCAGACTGGACCTCACTGAAAACATGCTGGAATATTTCCATTATCTCACACCTAAATGCGATGAAATACTCTTTATTTTCATATAGTTCTGCTTATCTCATCTGTTGTTACCTGACTAATGCAGACATAAGCAAGGACCCTGACAGATGACAGAGGAAAGGGGGCAGTGAACTATTTTAGCAATTAGATTTTAGACTGACTTAAAATTAGTGGAATCAGGGTAGTAAAATGCCATGTACTCAAAAAGGTGGTCCTGCACTCCTCtactgtttcctcttgtccttgtccctgaaACTCTGTTTCTTATTGTGACGAAAGAACTTGTGTCAACCCAGTGACAAACATGATCAGGAAATCAATCCCAATTAAAAGTAGGTTCTTGTAATATTGTTGTTTTACTTTTCAGCCAGCCAATCTCCCCAGTTCAGCTTACAGAACAAGCAGCGAAAGTATCAGCACAATGGAGGCAGGAGAGAATATAAGCAAAGAGTTTCATAATCAAAATTacctatttaaaaaaagaacattattactgattcttttttcatttccctgccAGGCACGTAAGGGTGCATGGGGATAAGAGCTATGGAATGTACGTCACCCACAGGTATCCTTTGGAGGCACAAAACCACAACTGGTTCTGACAGAGGCTGCTTTTTAAAGGTTTCTTTGCTTATATGCACAGGCAATCTAATGTCATATATGCTGACAATCACTTAAAATCCACTTATTTTGCAGCCTCAGTTATCCCTGAATTGCTACTCCTACTCATTCTACAActaaaatatactgaaaaacTCTTTTATTACTTGCTTCTCTAGGAAAGCTGAACCAAGACATGCACAATACACAAAACTACAGTATATAAATCTTAAATCCTAGATTACACTTCAAATGACAAGTTCAAATGAACCATTTCTATGATTGCTAATTTACCACACCAAATGTCAGGATGAAATTACTGCTAAGTGCTCTCAGAGTTCAGGTGTACTCACGCATTTGATGTCCTATATTCTTCCTTGCTTGTTAAATACAGAAACTACACTATTCTAATTCTTGATATGATGACTAATTCCacttatttttcctcatttgttcTGCATCTGTTTCCAAAACCATAACACTGGCAGTCGTAACTGccaaaaaggaacaaaatttattatttgtcaTCAAGCCAAACAGGTATACAAACTATGTTATTTTACCTTTCAGCATCAGTCTTCGAACCAATAAGGAACCTAAAATGTAAAGTACATTTTCAGTCATGAATTGGACtaaaagaacatatttttataatCACAAGGCTTCAAACAAATGGTAgtgctgtgtttttttcatatgtgctcaaaatacaaataataatgTATCCATTCAATGGACTGAGTATcattcagtatttaaaatacacaCCTGACTTCctaaatatatatacaatataCACAAATGATCTAATATGGTCTCTTCTGACAGTAAATTACCTACAAAGCAAAAGGCAGAATATAGAAGTTTGGaattttatatttagaaaagaaaaaaaaaatggaagctAGTAACTGCTACAGAATTATTAGTGTAAAAAGTACAAAGGAAAAGCTATGTATAAATCAACACCATACCAGTATACTCAGACTGAAATACAAGTGCTGAGGGGAGGTCAAAAACAGCCCTATGCGTAAGATTTTAACAAACACTGAGTTTCCAGTTTGATTTCACTTACGCCAATTCCCAttctccaggattttccagACCTCCTAAACAAGTATCTCTCTTGCATAACACTTACGGCTTGCAAACTTATTATGTTTTTTAACTTTACAAAACTTTCTCGAgctccaaaaagaaaaaattattaaaaaaacattttatttaactgAATAACAAAAATGTTTACTTCACTTTTCATTTATATAACAGTTTGCCAAGGATGAGTTATCCAAGCTTTGAACTTTAATTGTCTTAGCAATGATTTCCAAAACTCTCCAGACATCTAATACCTCTAAATTAATTTGATTCTCAGCCTTATGACAACTCTAAGTTAGTACTGTTGTTCCAGGAAGATCAGTACTAAGTatatgtgctggttttggctgagctagatttaattttctccatGGTAGCTGACACaaggtttttttggatttgtgctAAAAACAGTGTTGATAGTACATGGATCTTTTAGCTATTCCTGAGCAGTACTGACAAAGGTGTCTCACAAGCAaaagggctgggggtgcacaagaaGTGACACTGCaaggacagctgaccccaagtGACCAAAGGAAGGGATATTCAATGCCATACGGCACCATGCTCAGCATATCAAGCCAGGGCAAAAAGGAATAGAGGGGTGGGGGAAGCATTTAGAGAGAAGGCTTTTGTCTTCACCAATAAGCATCAGGTGTGATGGACCTCTGTCCTCATGCAGACAGGcaaacacctgcctgcccatgggaagcagtgaatgaactccttgttttgctttgcttgcacgTGTGGGTTTTCCTCGACCTATTAAACTGCCCTTACCTCAACTCACAAGgttcctcattttccccctagctaatttttcccccatcccaccagggaggtcgggagaggagggagagagttCTTGCATAGTgcttagttgccagctggggttaaaccacaacagcatGGAAGCAAACAGTAAATAGCTCAAGTCTAGGgataaaatattcttaataCTCAGGATGTTTTAGGATCttcattaaaaatgagaaaatcatTACATACTAGAagataaaaataactttcattAGCAGAACTAAAAGTCTCACTGCTCCTTGCCTTACTGAAATTTATAGGCTCTACTCTGCTGCATGGGTTCCTTCACACAAATACTCTGGTATATATAACAAAAAGAGTTGAGAACAGAGAATATTAGCAGAATCACAACCAAAACCAGCGTATCCCAAACAATTCAAAATTATGAAGCTTCTTAGAAgctcacatttttcatttatttagttCAATTGGATCGTAGCGTAAACAAAATATAGTCACATCTAAAACTCTCCTAGCATCAGGCAAATtttgagaagaaacaaaattttgagTATCACTAAAAAAGAGTGCAACAACATCTCATAGTGTCTCCACAATTTTCATGCTTGGATTTGCTGTTGGTCTTGTTTTCCCCTCAATGTATCTGAAATGTGAAAGAATGTACTAATTTAACATAAAAGTAGGTTTGAAATATGGTGGTTGCTTCTACacattttggtttggattttttggttaaaaacaaTCTTAAATCAGACTTCTAGCTCTAGATTATTTTGTGACTGTAAATGATAAgtaatgtttgttttcctccacATATTGATCACAGCAtagtttaaaaaagaacatgTAACTTACTGTGATGGAGTTAATAGGTTGTCATTTTCCTCATCACCTTTGAGTGTCTGGATTTTACCATAGTACAAGGGATTGCCAAGAGACTGAAAAATggtcagttttgttttttgaagcTGATTACCAACTTCACATTCAAACACATAATCATCCTTCATTTCCTAAAAAGACAGAATGACCTAGTAAGTCTTGAAGAAGTCTCAGCTAAAACAGCAAGCAGACCAGCTCCTTATGTGATACAGAGTAACAAACACTCTATAAGTAACTCTATAAGTAAGTAACACTCTATAGGAAGGGGTGCATTATCTAAAATGAAAGTGATTCTAGAAGTTATATTAACAAGGtgagaagaaaaggatttatcatctcttaaaaatacaaagacatTGTAAACTCCAAGCAATCATGTTAGACATGGAAAAGTAGGTTAGGTAAATATACGTAAAAACAGTTTCATATGAACAATGACAATGCATAAAATGTTGAGAGCAAAATGTTGGAGCTGAACATTAAGTTATATGggaaactattattttttttccaacaggcAACTACAAAGATATCACAATACAAGCTGTTAATAAAAATAGTACCTTGCCtctgaaatgataaaaaattaatcaattATGTGATTTAATCACTtaactaataaataaattaattattattaatgtgAATGAATGATTATTGAACGAATATTAAATTACTAGTTGTGATCAAATCACACAGTTTGGGCCAAAAATCTTAAGAGGCATTTAATGTTAATCGCTTtcaaaatttaacattttgatTTCAATAAAGCTCTTTTTAATCAGCCTTTGAGTGTTTGAATAAAGAAACCAATTTGTTGTGCAGAGTTCTGCTCCATGTAAATGATGATCCTTTCTTCAGTACAAGCTGCTTatccttttatttctggaaaatctGAGGAAATCAGACTGATCATACTTGCTTTATTGTATAAAATTGCAAGCATCTCTGGTAATCTTCCCATGTCTCTGTAATACATGGAAGATTACTTAAATAGGGGGAGGGAAGATTATTCCACATTACATTGATTTTGTGGAAATAACAGGCATTTTAACTAGAGACAGTGAAGTCTGGAAAAGGTCTAAATTACTCACGTGTGCTGGCCAGACAGTTGGTTGTGAGTCATCAGATTTGATAGACTTTTCCACTTTGGCATATTTTTCCACCTGAAAGAAAATAGAGAGATGAGAAAAGCAAGAATCCCCTATGTTATTCCCTATGTTTCTTCAGAGAAACTTAACTGAAGAACCTTCAAAACTTTACATTTATAGTGTTATACCATATTTGCTATGTTAAACAGAAGAGTGAAACATGGTTTCAGAGGACAGATCACTGCCTGTAATGTGGAATGGCTAAGTCATTTTACAACAACAGTAATTCCTAAAGATTCTGATTAAGTCAGATACAACACAGTTGAAGTGAAAAGAGAGAAGGTTTATTTTGCAGAAACTTACACTGTCATTTCATGTGTAATTTGTGTTCTTGCCAGCCCTACGATGCCCAAAGCTAGAGTCTTGTCTAGTCTatagtcttttaaaaaatctcagtaTACTAGAGGAAACTTGTAGAAGGGGATCCTGGTTGGTGCAAGTCAActatgagccagcagtgctctggcagccaggagggccaaccctgtcctgcggtgcatcaggcacagcatcagaGCTGGGCAAGAGAgaggattgtcctgctctgctctgagctggggcagcctcacctccagtgctgggggcagtttggggTGACACAATATAAGAAGGATATAAAACTACTAAACAGTGTTCAAAGGAGAGCCAAAAGGttggtgaagggccttgaggggaagccacatgaggagtggctgaggtcacttagtctgttcagcctggaggagactgaggggagccctcactgcagttacagcttccttgtgaggggaagagaggCAGGCACCGATTTCTGCTCTGTGatgagcagtgacaggacccaagggagTAGCCTGAActtgtgtcaggggaggtttaggttggatattaggaaaagtttcttaTCCCAtagggtggctgggcactggaacagctccccagggaagtggtcacagcaccaagcctgacacaGAGCAAGAAGCATTTGGATAAGACACATGGTATGATTTTGAGAGTTGTCCTGTCCTGCAGGACTAGGGAGCTGGACATGATGAtccttgtaggtcccttccaactaaGGATATTCTATGAGTCCCTTCTGTACACTAATAGCATGTGTTTAGGCAGTGCCACAAACCAAGAATATGAATGCCCCCAAGagaaaaatgcacacaaatGAACTTTGAACTAGAATTCTCTGTATAAAATtgaaaacttttcaaaatattaatgtaCCCTAGTATAACATATCAAAAGACAGGAATTTCTACCAAGATGAAATGTGACTAATTTTTAATCAATCTACAAACCTCATTagcttttctggttttcataCTATCAGACAACTTCAAATAGATGTCCTCATTGAACCCAGAGAAGAACAATACTAACAATTTGTTTGTACTGACTACTTCATCCAAACTATTCTGCTACAACTGCAATACATTACAGCGTGGCTTGTGTGCATACCTTATGGTACAGAAAAGTacaatttcacgattataagccgcaccattttgactaaagttttggtccgaacccggagtgcggcttgtaatccggagcggctaatatgtgataaaatattctgaaatttgccaaccggaaatgcgagccggcagcagccccaagccgagcccacctggccccagcGGGGGGAGCGAACacggcgggggccgggcgggcagtgctgggccaggggaaGCGAACACAGTgggggcagggccagcagcgctGGGCCCCGGGTTGGGGGGAGGGAACACAAGGCAGAAGTGGGGccagcagcgccgggccagggccagcccagggccagcctgCCTGACACTGGCAGTGCAGGCGGGGGCGAGAGAACCCAGCAGCAGCGGgtggccccaagcggccccactgagcggTCCCGCCGAGCTGGCTCACTcagccccgtcagcagccccaagcaggccgagcccgcatggccccaagccgagccagtaaagcccatgatcccgtgattctgttactatttggcaactttgtgaaagttgcatgcgaGTCCTCtctgcgaacaaaagtgcagctaataatccggtgcaccttatgtatggacaaagaacggaatgttgccgacacccggagatgcagcttatagtcagtgcggcttgtaatcgtgaaattactgtaattgtaaatGTTAAAGtcacttctgtttttaaaggtcATTCTTTGATACTGGTTACTTCTTAGACACTTCTTCATATAATACAATTTCTAATAATTGCTAATTACACATAACAAAGGATGGTCTTACATCTACTTCAGATGGAGCAGTCAAGTAGCAAGGGTTCTGTTTCCACATATCTACGCACTGGaagatgaaaaagcagaattaatatattaaaaccTTTAATTAAATAGTTATAAGTATATTACATTACTTCTCAGAACACTTACATTTCCAGCTTTTGAAATTTTGAGGTCATACTGCTGCGctgctttcctctccttccttttctgtaaGTAGTCAAGTAGTCTGAGCTGAGGTGGAGTTGAGTAGTGAGCTACCTCTTGTTGTCTGTTCAGAGAGGACCTTGAGTACCTTTTGAAGCACCTATGGCAAAATGACACCTAAGCTTGTAAAACCATCAACATCAAATTTTCCACTGCCCTggtacaaaaccaaaaacatgcAGGGAACTTCTGCTTACATGGAGACTGGTAGGTTTTTAAATACTAATTTAAAAGTGCTCTTCTGTATTACACTGTAAACTTTAAATCATGATTtcacatttataaaatatacCAGTATTCTGTTAATCTGTTTCAGCGCTAAGAATGGGATTCTATTTTAAATGCCTAATTAAAGTACATCATCAAAATGAGTGATTAAGAAGGTGTTAAgctaaaatatttgtgtgttaTCATAATTTCAGTTCCATCAAATGATCTTTGTCCTACTTATGTAACTATAAGGTTATAAAGACAGTAACTGCCCTCTAGGCTTTGTTTCATGACAAACTCATGGGCCCAGTAATGCTCTTCTGGACATTAACTTAATccctttttcctatttttctagTGGAATATTTGTTGACCACCAAGCTTTAATTTCAAGGACAGCTTGATCAAATCCattatttatagatttttagAAATGACCACTGGTCATTAGCATAGTATTTCaatgcaaatttaattttaattatttcagtaattatGACAGACTATTaatacatttccttttttagaGTAAATGCAACTCTTGTGGTAGAACAAACATGTTGAAAAAATGTTACAAGCttctgaggaaataaaaaagggcCTAACCATGcacaaaagtgaaataatttcaacaTTTTGTACATAGTGCATaccacattattttaaatttttccaagATTCTTATACACTTACACTTCTATTTAGCCTGAATGTCAAACATACAAATAATTCTTTTCATTGGTTCATTCAGAATTAAACTTCTACATAGCTTTTAAGAATATGAACATAtctgtttatatattttatattaccGAGCTGCCATCTAACTCTGCTTACACAAAATCTAcgcaaaaaaaaccaccccaaatccaaactgCAATATAACTGTgtatattaagaaaatatatatatacactttcCTTTGATATACAAAAATAAGCATACTAAAGTATTTACTAGTAACTGAAATATTAGACAATACTGAGCacttaaaaatacaatataatTTCTTGACTGTTTCTCACACATTCCTATTTAAGTAGGTATTACATATGAGGAGCTAAATTTTCATATAAAGCACTACTTatacttttctttgaaaacatgtTTCATACTGAAAATTACCGTTTCATGGGGCGAGTGTTCATCTTCTGCTTGTTGTACAGGAGTCTGTTTGTAGTACAGGTCACTGCTATTGAAGGATCAAGACACAAAGGCTCCGCCGTAGCCAAAATAAGCTGGCTCTCAAGTAGGAGTTTGTCCTCCTGTAAAACACACAGCttttaataaatagaaaaatgtgaCAACTTTTACAGTAGTCAAGTTACTATATATCTATGCATGTAGACATTATCACAGAAAAAACTGAATAAGAAATTATTGAACAAATATAAAAGttaataaatttttgttttgttgcatatttatgACACTTATGTAAAGTTTTTAAACAACCTCTAACCTACCTGTGTCCATTTGTGATTGTCACTTGTTATAGAATGCACATCACAAATTAAAGTCTGAGGAAAAAGACAATGGCAATTAGCTTTCAACTGCACAACAGTTTCTTAATATATGTTCAGTAACAGTGCACATCCAGTTTAGGAACTACAGTAACACTGAGAAATTACTTAGGGCTCCTCTTTACCTGCATTGTAGGTCGCAAAAGAATGTGCTTGCTTTGGTATGTTGGAGATTTCATGTTACCGGACTGCCTATAGTCACGTATTTCTGCTATGACACATCCACAATGGAAAATATTAACCTGGTTGGAAGGAAAACACCAGCTTTTGAATGAACAAGCATTTACCAATCTTTCCCTGCCTCTCCAACGAAGTTCGTTATATAACATACAGAATTCAGTGAAACTAGGAATAAAACTCACAATTAAGTTTTTCAGACTAGTGGTCTTTCCTATGTACATAGAATGTCTGTCCTAGACACACCTAAAGTACAAGCtttaaatgcagtattttcaaATGCCAGCAATGCAGTTGTAAGAAATTCCCACACCCAACATTCCATAATGGCAAAGAACAAAGCAAATTCTGCTAGAGCAGAGCTGAAGATGTTTCACAGCCTTAATCATACTGTGAAACATCTCTATTTATCTCTTCTCCTCAGCAGTAAGTACTTTCTTTTCCTATAtatcaacaaaatatttatttgaggCATTAAATACTATAATATCATATGCACAAGTGTCATGTGCTTACAATCACCTATCTGAAGCACTCAAAAAAATCAAGGTCTATCTGGGTACGATATGTAAgttctttttgaaaacaaaaatttcaaacCTGAGATTTTTCCAAAAGATCAACCAAAATAGGTGGTAGTTCCTCTGCATCCAAATATTCAAGCAGCTCTCCTTCCTCATAAGGCAGACGAATGGTCTCAGAATCTGAATGTGAACAAAACATATTACCTTTGCATTACAACTTCAAATATTAAGAAATCGAAAACAAACTTGCCACAGGaaaaagcagggctggcagaaaACTATCCACACATACCATTTTTTTGCAGACTATTAATTTTTACATCTATTTCTGTTCATAGAGTTTTAGTTTGCTCTTACTGAGCTAGCTTTTGCTCCCAGGTGACATAATGTATGCTCTTACTGCACACGACAGTACAAATGGCATGCCACCAAAATGCCACCAAACTGGAACACAAACGCCTCTAGACAGATCTAGACGTGGGAAGCAGTGAAAGAAACAACTTGACAGAAGGAACCTGAGTGAGAGAAACTTGGATATACAGTTCCAGAAGCTAAGAGGAAATAACAGACTGGAAGACTATCAAAGACTCCTATCTACAGATTTCCTCTGTAGATAAGCAGTACAGATCTTTATGTAAACTTTTAGTTAAAGTACAGTTGGTTGTTCTCCCACCCACCATGGAATTATGTTTGAAGTGAAACAGTTAAATGGAAACAACACCACATTCTAAAAATTTATATAGCATTCTGagtatctttaaaaattaaagagaaaaatattacctgaaccattttttcccctgagcaTCAGTGAATAACCCTCATTTCCTGGATAGAGGTTTACCACCAGACATGACAACGTCTCCTGCATAACCAGCTTCTCAAGTAAGTTCACATTTCGTCTCAGCTTCTGCTTTAAAAGTAAACATTGCTCATGAACATAATACTATGAAATaataagcagaaataaaagcaatgtgACTTAAGATTAGTGACAAATTATACATCTAAACAAGCCCAGTTAAATTTAATTGTACTGTATTCAGCACAGTAAACATATTATGTATTATCACACATTCTTataaacacagatttttgtaAAAAATCCCCAATCATTTAAATTACAGACCCTAGAACTGGAAGTCCACAGACAACAGAGTTAATAAGAATAACCTTATGCTCAAATGTTGTAAATCTACAGTGCACCATTATTTGCATCATTTCTACAAACATCATCAATACAGTACAACTTATTtgataacaacaacaaaatatttagtACTTTCAGATATTCCTAACAGAAGAAAGCATTTCTCTTCAggattaaaataatgaattggAGCACTTGGAAGCTTTCTTAATTGCATTCTCTTGTCTTTATTTGTTGAAATCTGATCCAGCATCCACAGAGACTATTCCCTTATTTAACTGCAAAACTATCTTTTTTACATATAACAGATTTTTATAATTACTTGGTGTGTTTCAGAGACTACATAAACATCCTACAAACTGAAACATTTGAAATCCCCTTAGAATTTAAGACAATGAATTCTAAACTTCAGATAATTTTACAGCGTCTGGTTGGAGGCCATATTTCACCTCTGAATACCAGCTCTGGGTCCAAACATTAATTGGGAGTTAACCTGAGTGTTCTTGTCTTCTCATTCATTTCACTTCCTTGAAAGCAGCAATACAGCAGATTccacagctttttcttcttgttcaaTTTGACATTCAGACATTCAGGAAAGTAATTTCCCAACTTTTTCCACCTTATATTTAGCACTGATAAGCCTGTTTGAGCCTCTTTGCTAACATTATGAAAATCTTTCACGAAACTTCTTAGTTTACCCGCAATTggagaaataaatctgaatttacaaaaaaattatggggtctgaaaaattattcacatttttcccATGGCAGTCATGTTAAGCAACTGATGGCGAAACAGCAATAATGACAATAATGCACATGGCATTGACACTGGCCCTGAACTTGAACACAAGTGCCCTTTGGTGACACAGGATTAAGACAGAATGAAGAGCTCACTCAAGCCAGT encodes:
- the SUPT20H gene encoding transcription factor SPT20 homolog isoform X12 codes for the protein MASTTMVVPHNSMQQALELALDRAEYIIESARQRPPKRKYLSSGRKSVFQKLYDLYIEECEKEPEIKQKLRRNVNLLEKLVMQETLSCLVVNLYPGNEGYSLMLRGKNGSDSETIRLPYEEGELLEYLDAEELPPILVDLLEKSQVNIFHCGCVIAEIRDYRQSGNMKSPTYQSKHILLRPTMQTLICDVHSITSDNHKWTQEDKLLLESQLILATAEPLCLDPSIAVTCTTNRLLYNKQKMNTRPMKRCFKRYSRSSLNRQQEVAHYSTPPQLRLLDYLQKRKERKAAQQYDLKISKAGNCVDMWKQNPCYLTAPSEVDVEKYAKVEKSIKSDDSQPTVWPAHEMKDDYVFECEVGNQLQKTKLTIFQSLGNPLYYGKIQTLKGDEENDNLLTPSQFLIGSKTDAERVVNQYQELVQNEAKCTVKMFHNSSGSVSHLSPGKEMEPESVSGSVQSSVLGKGVKHRPPPIKLPSSSGSSSSGSIFSSQQSSGHLKSPTPPPPSKPPGLSRKQSMDLNQVSMLSPAAMSPASSSQRTTSTQVMANPAGLNFINVVGSVCGAQSLMSSNPMLGCNTGAIAPAGINLSGILPPGGLVPSALPAAMQSASQAGSPFGLKNTSNLRPLNLLQGSDQGPSNQDQALSAQQAAVINLTGVGNFMQPQATVLSQLGSAVNRPGQSLPQQRLQLSSALQQQQQQALQQQQQQIQQLRFLQHQMAMAAAAAQAAHLHHQQHSGSHSKSKRKRGTPAPPKS
- the SUPT20H gene encoding transcription factor SPT20 homolog isoform X8 codes for the protein MASTTMVVPHNSMQQALELALDRAEYIIESARQRPPKRKYLSSGRKSVFQKLYDLYIEECEKEPEIKQKLRRNVNLLEKLVMQETLSCLVVNLYPGNEGYSLMLRGKNGSDSETIRLPYEEGELLEYLDAEELPPILVDLLEKSQVNIFHCGCVIAEIRDYRQSGNMKSPTYQSKHILLRPTMQTLICDVHSITSDNHKWTQEDKLLLESQLILATAEPLCLDPSIAVTCTTNRLLYNKQKMNTRPMKRCFKRYSRSSLNRQQEVAHYSTPPQLRLLDYLQKRKERKAAQQYDLKISKAGNCVDMWKQNPCYLTAPSEVDVEKYAKVEKSIKSDDSQPTVWPAHEMKDDYVFECEVGNQLQKTKLTIFQSLGNPLYYGKIQTLKGDEENDNLLTPSQFLIGSKTDAERVVNQYQELVQNEAKCTVKMFHNSSGSVSHLSPGKEMEQPESVSGSVQSSVLGKGVKHRPPPIKLPSSSGSSSSGSIFSSQQSSGHLKSPTPPPPSKPPGLSRKQSMDLNQVSMLSPAAMSPASSSQRSGTPKSSTPTPTNTPSSTPHPPDAQSSTPITLPATPTPQDSGFTPQPTLLTPFAQQQMSLSQALPVMTIPLSTMVTSITTGTTSTQVMANPAGLNFINVVGSVCGAQSLMSSNPMLGCNTGAIAPAGINLSGILPPGGLVPSALPAAMQSASQAGSPFGLKNTSNLRPLNLLQLPGGSLIFKPLQQQLSKFSPQQQSQQPTACSPQQQGEQVCANSPQSGV